The proteins below are encoded in one region of Holophagaceae bacterium:
- a CDS encoding 1-acyl-sn-glycerol-3-phosphate acyltransferase, protein MHRPLVHPRHSVRNWRQTFIWGCFTFLWTLLTVPLTVFGILLATPFLGPRKAFFTVGPLWARQMFRVAGISLERRGWEALPENIRTMRQPVIFMSNHESQMDPPLLIHAIPVPAVYIAKKEVKLIPFVGWAAMCAGVIWIDRGKRERAIQSIQEAAGKIRRGRNVVIFVEGTRTRTGELLPFKKGGFQLAMDAGVPIVPLATVGGFQTLPRGTIFVRPGRYVVSFGEPVDTVSYTNREDLMQEVRTRIEALIADARKII, encoded by the coding sequence ATGCACCGACCGCTGGTCCATCCAAGACACTCTGTGAGGAACTGGCGGCAGACCTTCATCTGGGGCTGTTTCACTTTTTTGTGGACCCTGCTCACGGTGCCCCTGACCGTGTTCGGCATTCTGCTGGCCACGCCGTTCCTCGGGCCGCGCAAAGCCTTTTTCACGGTCGGACCGCTGTGGGCCAGGCAGATGTTCCGGGTTGCGGGCATCTCGCTGGAACGCAGAGGCTGGGAGGCCCTTCCCGAAAACATCCGCACGATGCGCCAGCCTGTGATTTTCATGAGCAACCATGAAAGCCAGATGGATCCGCCGCTGCTGATCCATGCCATCCCGGTGCCCGCTGTCTATATCGCCAAGAAGGAAGTGAAGCTCATTCCCTTCGTGGGCTGGGCGGCCATGTGCGCGGGGGTCATCTGGATCGACCGCGGGAAACGGGAGCGGGCCATCCAGAGCATCCAGGAAGCGGCCGGCAAGATCCGCCGGGGCCGAAATGTGGTGATATTCGTCGAGGGCACCCGCACCCGGACGGGCGAGCTACTGCCCTTCAAGAAGGGGGGATTCCAACTGGCCATGGACGCGGGCGTTCCCATCGTGCCCCTGGCCACTGTGGGCGGCTTCCAGACCCTGCCCCGGGGCACCATCTTCGTCCGCCCCGGCCGCTACGTGGTGAGCTTCGGGGAACCCGTGGACACGGTTTCCTACACCAATCGGGAAGATCTCATGCAGGAAGTAAGGACCCGGATCGAGGCCCTGATCGCGGACGCCAGAAAAATCATCTGA
- the rpiB gene encoding ribose 5-phosphate isomerase B, which produces MAGVSSSDIPGGIPVDPEKVEKLVQEVVREVLSRRGDGRRIALGSDHGGFELKQRLRSLLEGKGYAVLDVGCHSKEACDYPDFAKAVAQAVLKGACAQGIMIDGAGIGSSMACNRFPGIRAALCYDMKTILNSRAHNNANVLTLGSTANPPDAVDAMVLAWLATPFEGGRHQKRVDKIERDV; this is translated from the coding sequence ATGGCCGGTGTTTCTAGTTCTGACATCCCAGGAGGGATTCCCGTGGATCCCGAGAAGGTCGAAAAGCTGGTCCAAGAGGTCGTCCGGGAAGTGCTGTCCCGGCGGGGTGATGGCCGGCGCATCGCCCTCGGTTCCGACCATGGAGGCTTCGAGCTGAAACAACGGCTGCGGTCCTTGCTGGAAGGGAAGGGCTATGCCGTCCTGGATGTGGGCTGCCACAGCAAGGAAGCCTGCGACTATCCGGATTTCGCGAAAGCCGTGGCACAGGCTGTCCTGAAAGGCGCCTGCGCCCAGGGGATCATGATCGACGGCGCCGGCATCGGGTCCTCGATGGCATGCAACCGTTTCCCCGGCATCCGCGCGGCCCTGTGCTACGACATGAAGACGATCCTGAATTCCCGCGCGCACAACAACGCCAATGTCCTCACCCTGGGCTCGACGGCAAATCCGCCCGACGCAGTGGATGCGATGGTCCTGGCCTGGCTGGCCACGCCGTTTGAGGGCGGGCGGCACCAGAAACGCGTGGACAAGATCGAACGGGACGTCTGA
- a CDS encoding YIP1 family protein, with protein sequence MDLPSRNPYEPPQSDLSGTPEPISPDASRPIPFEDLEAIPGFWRRVGAMFQLLFTNPYGFYDRIPVTSGTLPPLRFMLLMCAPLVLLVIAVISIFGLAIFSGLFGQMSSKDRSETWILPVVGGIYAVMIPVMQFISLWVYGSLTHMLLWIFGGTKEHVGLGQSIRATGYTLAFMTLGSLIPLLNYAVFLGGMVMLGIGLSRIHRTDMWRGILAALLPPFLCCCGYIAIVFSAAGLASAFGR encoded by the coding sequence GTGGACCTGCCCTCCCGCAACCCCTACGAGCCGCCCCAATCGGACCTATCCGGGACGCCCGAGCCCATTTCCCCGGATGCTTCGAGGCCCATCCCGTTCGAGGACCTGGAGGCGATTCCGGGCTTCTGGCGGCGGGTGGGCGCCATGTTCCAACTGCTCTTCACCAACCCCTACGGATTCTACGACCGGATTCCCGTGACCAGCGGAACCTTGCCCCCCTTGCGCTTCATGCTGCTCATGTGCGCGCCGCTGGTCCTGCTCGTCATCGCGGTCATCAGCATCTTCGGCCTGGCGATTTTCTCAGGCCTCTTCGGCCAGATGAGCTCCAAGGACCGGTCAGAGACCTGGATCCTGCCGGTGGTGGGCGGAATCTATGCCGTGATGATTCCAGTGATGCAATTCATCAGCCTCTGGGTCTACGGTTCCCTCACGCACATGCTGCTGTGGATATTCGGTGGAACCAAGGAGCACGTGGGCCTCGGGCAGAGCATCCGCGCCACGGGATACACCCTGGCCTTCATGACCCTCGGCTCCCTGATCCCGCTGCTCAATTACGCGGTATTCCTGGGTGGAATGGTCATGCTGGGCATCGGACTCTCGCGCATCCACCGCACGGACATGTGGCGCGGGATCCTGGCGGCCCTGCTCCCGCCCTTCCTCTGCTGCTGCGGATACATAGCCATCGTGTTCAGCGCCGCAGGGCTCGCCAGCGCCTTCGGCAGGTGA
- the miaA gene encoding tRNA (adenosine(37)-N6)-dimethylallyltransferase MiaA — MKIAILGPTASGKSGLAAAVARRIGGTVVNGDPFQAIEGLAIGTGQPSKAEQGSVPHVGYGLLPLSTRPNPAMFGERVRAWLAPLETPVLVTGSGLYLRGIWNQLSDLPEVPEATVAKVRRWSTVLGVPRLHRLLVGLDPKRAADLHPNDRARVTRALALHLATGRKASGLLKGERSEVPAGWRVLVVLSTREKQRLRVELRVAQQMKDGWPEEVARLLAAGHRADLEALRPLGYLNLAGMVEGGLPLVMDGIVQETQAFAKRQATWFRNQLPGTPHWNPDSESLDAAFEKLGLS; from the coding sequence ATGAAGATCGCGATCCTGGGACCCACGGCCTCTGGCAAATCCGGCCTTGCGGCGGCGGTGGCCCGGCGCATCGGCGGGACCGTGGTCAATGGGGACCCGTTCCAGGCGATCGAAGGGCTGGCCATTGGAACCGGCCAGCCTTCCAAGGCCGAACAAGGGAGCGTTCCCCATGTGGGCTACGGCCTGCTGCCGCTTTCCACGCGGCCCAATCCAGCGATGTTCGGGGAGCGCGTGCGGGCCTGGCTGGCGCCGCTTGAAACCCCGGTGCTGGTGACCGGGTCAGGGCTCTACCTGCGGGGAATCTGGAATCAGCTTTCGGACCTTCCCGAAGTGCCAGAGGCCACCGTGGCCAAAGTGCGCCGCTGGTCCACGGTGCTCGGCGTGCCGCGCCTCCATCGCTTGCTCGTGGGGCTGGATCCCAAGCGGGCGGCGGATCTCCACCCCAATGACCGGGCCCGCGTGACCCGGGCGCTGGCCCTTCACCTGGCCACAGGACGCAAGGCTTCAGGCCTGCTCAAGGGGGAGCGATCCGAGGTTCCCGCAGGCTGGCGGGTGTTGGTGGTGCTATCCACGCGCGAAAAGCAGCGCCTGCGGGTGGAGCTGCGGGTGGCGCAACAGATGAAAGATGGATGGCCGGAGGAAGTGGCCCGTCTGCTGGCGGCGGGCCACCGCGCCGACCTGGAGGCCCTGAGACCCTTGGGCTACCTGAATCTGGCCGGGATGGTGGAGGGCGGCCTGCCTTTGGTGATGGATGGGATCGTCCAGGAGACCCAGGCCTTCGCCAAGCGCCAGGCCACCTGGTTCCGCAACCAGTTGCCGGGAACGCCTCATTGGAATCCCGATTCCGAGTCATTGGATGCGGCCTTTGAAAAGCTGGGGCTTTCATGA
- a CDS encoding enoyl-CoA hydratase/isomerase family protein produces the protein MKPERVFHGSTSLDLRRGGEWAWIGLASEDSLNRLRMDLLEALDLLFVHLRWSGVRRICLSDAGWMNGIGANFCAGADLHEVAMLHGATVDAFARRGQRVMEHLAWPGWHSLTLISGAAMGGGCDLALSGQERWGVDVGGGEASAFGRRAFQLAHPAAMHGILTGFGGTVRLVEVLGEAGADRLFQGMERWDAAQAMEAGAIQRRLRPEDARGAVERHLRVGLAAHPHGR, from the coding sequence ATGAAACCCGAGCGCGTCTTCCATGGCTCCACATCCCTCGATCTGCGGCGCGGAGGGGAGTGGGCCTGGATCGGGCTCGCATCAGAGGATTCGCTGAATCGCCTGCGGATGGATCTGCTCGAAGCCCTGGATCTCCTTTTCGTCCATTTGAGATGGTCGGGTGTGCGGAGGATCTGCTTGAGCGACGCTGGGTGGATGAATGGCATCGGAGCGAATTTCTGCGCGGGGGCCGACCTCCACGAGGTTGCCATGCTCCACGGGGCCACGGTTGATGCGTTCGCGAGGCGCGGCCAGCGGGTGATGGAACACCTGGCTTGGCCAGGTTGGCATAGCCTCACCCTCATCAGCGGCGCGGCCATGGGCGGCGGATGCGATCTCGCCCTGTCGGGCCAGGAGCGCTGGGGGGTGGATGTTGGCGGCGGCGAGGCTTCCGCATTCGGAAGGCGGGCCTTTCAACTCGCGCATCCAGCGGCGATGCATGGCATCCTCACGGGTTTTGGCGGCACCGTGAGATTGGTGGAAGTCCTGGGAGAGGCCGGCGCGGATCGTCTTTTCCAGGGCATGGAGCGCTGGGATGCGGCCCAGGCGATGGAGGCCGGGGCGATCCAGCGGAGGCTCCGGCCGGAAGATGCCCGTGGCGCGGTGGAGCGCCACCTGCGGGTCGGCCTCGCTGCCCATCCGCACGGGCGCTGA
- a CDS encoding protein kinase, which translates to MNTDLHTFGSYRLIQQLGEGAMGTVWRAMDLRLEREVALKILRNADEVRHRALLHEAKMACQLNHPNIAHIYEAGEVDGTPFIAMELVVGSTLGHFAGKPAEGSWLRSIAAQAASALHYAHQKGLVHRDIKPDNLVLNNEGVLKILDFGIAQHQSSTPLNGPTGHHATLVERTAPGYSQGTPAYMSPEQANGWAVEPSSDQFSLGVVLHELATGAHPFMRATLVETLFAVVKEQLPPLRASRPDLPANLGLVIDRMLEKVPEERFPSLQAAVEALQEGRATQMTPFLHGSPTEKVRTGEVRESDQTGRRWLMASAVVPLLVAGGAYAWWRGRTPETGLGMARLASTKDFAKGRRMVAILPVEMLTGDESQAWLSSSFADAMASGLVAREDILVVDRLRVTEAMNQLGEVPGKPLRSFGQLAKALNAEWVVQGTYQMVEGRVRMGIRILDSATGTVLKQFSVERSEARLLEIEDELQRRLPKEMGLSNDDGGIRYRAKNPRTRELFIKGNALFTQGGMDSLMLAKSMLQEALDLEPDYAPAHAAMAWTLSELGSTKSLSQGKFDEGQDIFSAAKAHAEKAIQLDPHNEMAFRALSAIRLRRGDVEGASKAALEAIRLDPGDTRAYHVLADTFAGLDGEENHLVARRYFEKALALDPDNPQAHYRYAVLLQNDGDLENALRHADRSIVLNPSKEFAYVTAADSLLWMGRNGEAEARIARGLKEAPGSLVLKSLDAYCAYERGDAATVARDAAELVSAWPADHSNQVLLQGLVKAVAKDAHGTHAVYAAFFRRCQAVDWTTRRHNEKRVASVNLYFMARTLAKLGLKSEAKPLVDLADQLHTGKRKVAKRDPAFR; encoded by the coding sequence TTGAACACTGACCTGCACACCTTTGGTTCCTACCGCCTGATCCAGCAGTTGGGAGAAGGCGCCATGGGGACCGTGTGGCGGGCCATGGACCTGCGCCTGGAGCGCGAGGTGGCTCTGAAGATCCTCCGCAATGCGGACGAAGTGAGGCATCGCGCGCTGTTGCACGAAGCCAAGATGGCTTGCCAGCTCAACCATCCGAACATCGCCCACATCTACGAAGCGGGTGAAGTGGACGGTACTCCCTTCATCGCCATGGAGTTGGTCGTCGGTTCCACCCTGGGCCATTTCGCGGGAAAACCGGCGGAAGGATCCTGGCTGAGGAGCATCGCGGCGCAGGCGGCCTCCGCCCTCCACTATGCCCACCAGAAGGGCCTCGTCCACCGCGACATCAAGCCCGACAACCTGGTTCTCAACAACGAAGGCGTCCTGAAGATCCTGGATTTCGGCATCGCGCAGCACCAGTCTTCGACCCCGCTGAACGGGCCCACCGGCCATCACGCCACGCTCGTGGAGCGCACGGCGCCTGGCTACAGCCAAGGCACACCCGCCTACATGAGTCCCGAACAGGCCAATGGCTGGGCCGTGGAACCCTCCAGCGACCAGTTCTCGCTGGGCGTGGTGCTCCATGAATTGGCCACGGGCGCGCATCCCTTCATGCGGGCGACCTTGGTGGAAACGCTGTTCGCGGTGGTGAAGGAACAACTCCCGCCGTTGCGCGCTTCCAGGCCGGACCTGCCGGCGAATCTGGGGCTGGTGATCGACCGGATGCTGGAAAAGGTTCCAGAAGAGCGGTTCCCCTCGCTTCAAGCGGCGGTGGAAGCCTTGCAGGAGGGCCGGGCCACGCAGATGACGCCTTTCCTCCACGGATCGCCGACGGAGAAGGTCCGGACCGGGGAAGTGCGGGAATCCGATCAGACAGGGCGCCGGTGGCTGATGGCGTCGGCGGTGGTCCCGTTGCTGGTCGCTGGCGGGGCCTACGCATGGTGGCGCGGCCGGACGCCTGAAACTGGCCTCGGGATGGCCCGGCTGGCCTCGACCAAGGATTTCGCGAAGGGCCGCCGCATGGTGGCGATCCTGCCGGTGGAAATGCTCACGGGCGATGAATCCCAGGCCTGGCTCAGCAGCAGCTTCGCCGATGCCATGGCCTCGGGCCTGGTGGCGCGGGAGGATATCCTGGTTGTGGACCGCCTGCGGGTCACCGAAGCCATGAACCAGCTCGGCGAGGTGCCCGGAAAACCGCTCCGCTCCTTCGGGCAGCTCGCCAAGGCCCTGAACGCGGAATGGGTGGTGCAGGGGACCTACCAGATGGTGGAAGGCCGCGTCCGCATGGGCATCCGCATCCTCGACAGCGCCACCGGCACGGTGCTGAAGCAGTTTTCCGTGGAGCGGTCCGAGGCCCGCCTGCTGGAGATCGAGGATGAGCTGCAACGCCGCCTGCCCAAGGAGATGGGCCTCAGCAACGATGATGGCGGCATCCGGTACCGGGCCAAGAATCCCCGCACGAGGGAGCTCTTCATCAAGGGCAATGCGCTTTTCACCCAAGGGGGAATGGACTCCCTGATGCTGGCCAAATCCATGCTGCAGGAAGCGCTGGACCTGGAGCCGGACTACGCGCCCGCCCATGCCGCCATGGCCTGGACCCTTTCTGAATTGGGCAGCACGAAATCCTTGAGCCAAGGCAAATTCGACGAGGGCCAGGACATTTTCAGCGCGGCGAAAGCCCATGCGGAAAAGGCCATCCAATTGGATCCCCACAACGAGATGGCCTTTCGCGCGCTCTCCGCCATCAGATTGCGCCGAGGGGATGTGGAGGGTGCCAGCAAGGCCGCCCTCGAGGCCATCCGGTTGGATCCAGGCGACACGCGGGCCTACCATGTCCTGGCGGACACTTTCGCGGGGTTGGATGGCGAGGAGAACCACCTCGTCGCCCGCCGGTATTTTGAAAAAGCGCTTGCCCTGGATCCGGATAACCCGCAGGCCCATTACCGGTATGCGGTCCTCCTGCAGAACGACGGGGACTTGGAGAATGCGCTCCGCCATGCGGACCGCTCCATCGTGCTGAACCCTTCCAAGGAATTCGCCTACGTCACAGCCGCGGATTCCCTGCTGTGGATGGGCCGGAACGGCGAAGCGGAGGCGCGCATCGCCAGGGGCCTGAAGGAGGCTCCGGGTTCGCTGGTGCTGAAGAGCCTGGATGCCTATTGCGCCTACGAGCGGGGCGACGCGGCGACCGTGGCACGGGATGCGGCGGAGCTGGTTTCCGCCTGGCCCGCCGACCATTCCAACCAGGTATTGCTGCAGGGCCTCGTGAAGGCGGTCGCCAAGGACGCGCACGGAACCCATGCGGTCTACGCGGCCTTCTTCCGCCGATGCCAGGCCGTGGACTGGACCACCCGCCGCCACAACGAGAAGCGGGTGGCATCGGTGAATCTCTATTTCATGGCCCGGACCCTGGCGAAGCTCGGGCTGAAGTCCGAAGCGAAACCGCTGGTGGACCTCGCCGACCAGCTCCACACGGGCAAGCGCAAGGTGGCCAAGAGGGACCCGGCGTTCAGATGA